The Devosia sp. MC521 genome has a segment encoding these proteins:
- a CDS encoding BMP family protein, whose protein sequence is MTALTKFGRRAFLSAAALGVAALSLTGSVLAQDVTKIAAVWTVPVEQQWASRLHLALIAAQERGEIEYVYSENVSNTDYERVMREYSEQGAKLVIGEAFGVEQPARAVAEEYPEVMYLMGSSLQPVEPNFATFDNFIQEPSYLTGMVAGMKTETNKIGMIGGYAIPEVNRLMNAFMQGALSVNPEVKFSVSFINSWYDPPKAKESAFAMIDAGADILYAERFGVSDAAKERGVLAIGNVIDTAADYPGTILASALWHGEPMINKAIADIKAGSFTASDYGIYAFLEHGGSSAVYDEALAGAEAVAAAKAKEAEILAGTFKVDINDAEPSSSM, encoded by the coding sequence ATGACCGCTCTAACGAAATTCGGTCGACGCGCCTTTCTTTCGGCGGCCGCACTCGGCGTCGCAGCTCTGTCGCTGACCGGGTCGGTATTGGCGCAGGATGTGACCAAGATTGCAGCTGTGTGGACCGTTCCGGTTGAGCAGCAGTGGGCATCGCGCCTCCATCTCGCGCTGATCGCAGCGCAGGAACGCGGCGAGATCGAATATGTGTATTCGGAAAACGTGTCGAACACCGACTATGAACGCGTCATGCGCGAATATTCGGAGCAGGGCGCTAAGCTGGTGATCGGTGAAGCCTTCGGCGTTGAACAGCCAGCGCGTGCCGTTGCGGAAGAATACCCAGAAGTGATGTACCTGATGGGGTCCTCGCTCCAGCCAGTTGAGCCAAACTTCGCCACCTTCGACAACTTCATCCAAGAACCAAGCTATTTGACCGGCATGGTTGCGGGCATGAAGACCGAAACCAATAAGATCGGCATGATCGGTGGTTACGCTATTCCAGAAGTGAACCGTCTGATGAATGCCTTCATGCAGGGCGCACTCTCGGTCAACCCAGAGGTGAAGTTCTCGGTGAGCTTCATCAACTCTTGGTACGATCCTCCGAAGGCCAAGGAATCGGCATTCGCTATGATCGATGCGGGCGCTGACATTCTTTACGCAGAGCGTTTTGGCGTGTCTGACGCTGCCAAGGAACGCGGCGTTCTGGCCATCGGCAACGTGATCGACACCGCAGCGGATTACCCAGGCACCATTCTGGCGTCGGCGCTGTGGCACGGCGAGCCAATGATCAACAAAGCAATTGCCGACATTAAGGCTGGCAGTTTCACCGCTTCGGATTACGGCATTTATGCCTTCCTCGAGCACGGTGGTTCGAGCGCAGTTTATGATGAAGCGCTTGCTGGTGCGGAAGCAGTAGCTGCCGCTAAGGCCAAGGAAGCTGAAATCCTTGCTGGTACTTTCAAGGTCGACATCAACGACGCTGAACCAAGCTCCAGCATGTAA
- a CDS encoding ABC transporter permease, with protein MSLRLENRADASVALKLLVSLGSGIAALLLVAIPVLAAGQNPITAYGLMVQGAFGSMFAFSETLNRATPLILTGLACAVAFRAKLWNIGAEGQLYIGALAAVLVGSGLLQMPPALMIPTVMIAGFICGGMMMVVPTMLKQRFGADEVVITLLLNFVVILFVQMLIEGPLKDPLAMGWPQSIPLDAEAKFSKLIPRLRMHWGLIVGIGAAIVLWILVRKTVLGFEIKAVGENRDAAKFAGIPVNATMLKVALISGGLAGLAGVSEVAGVKGYLSADLSPGFGYSGIVVAMLAGLSPIGTVFAALFVASVFVGADSMSRATGISNYLADLVVALSLLCVLVGTFFLRFRVRFERKAKSGAEA; from the coding sequence ATGAGTTTGCGTCTTGAAAACCGCGCTGACGCTTCTGTCGCGCTCAAACTGCTGGTTTCGCTTGGCTCCGGCATTGCCGCGCTCTTGCTGGTGGCTATTCCTGTTCTGGCTGCGGGGCAAAACCCGATTACGGCCTATGGCCTGATGGTGCAGGGCGCGTTTGGCTCGATGTTCGCGTTTTCCGAAACGCTGAACCGGGCGACGCCGCTTATCCTGACCGGGCTCGCCTGCGCAGTCGCGTTCCGGGCGAAGCTTTGGAATATCGGCGCGGAAGGCCAGCTCTATATAGGCGCGCTCGCGGCGGTGCTCGTTGGGAGCGGCTTGCTGCAGATGCCGCCAGCGTTGATGATCCCAACGGTGATGATCGCGGGCTTTATCTGCGGCGGCATGATGATGGTGGTGCCAACCATGCTCAAGCAGCGCTTTGGCGCTGATGAGGTGGTAATTACGCTACTGCTGAACTTCGTCGTTATTCTCTTTGTGCAGATGCTGATCGAAGGGCCGTTGAAAGACCCTCTGGCGATGGGCTGGCCGCAATCCATCCCGCTCGACGCGGAAGCAAAATTCTCCAAGCTCATTCCCCGTCTGCGGATGCACTGGGGGCTGATCGTCGGTATTGGCGCGGCCATTGTTCTTTGGATTCTCGTGCGCAAGACCGTGCTCGGCTTCGAGATCAAGGCCGTGGGCGAGAACCGCGATGCGGCTAAGTTCGCAGGCATCCCGGTCAATGCGACCATGCTGAAAGTGGCGCTAATTTCGGGTGGTCTCGCCGGTCTTGCCGGTGTGTCCGAGGTTGCAGGCGTAAAGGGCTATCTCTCGGCTGATCTCTCGCCGGGCTTTGGCTATTCGGGGATTGTCGTGGCCATGCTTGCGGGGCTTTCGCCGATTGGCACCGTGTTTGCGGCGCTGTTCGTGGCCTCGGTCTTTGTGGGTGCGGACTCGATGAGCCGTGCGACCGGCATTTCGAACTATCTCGCTGACCTCGTTGTGGCGCTGTCGCTGCTCTGTGTGCTGGTCGGTACATTCTTCCTGCGCTTCCGCGTTCGCTTTGAACGCAAAGCCAAGTCTGGTGCGGAGGCGTAA
- a CDS encoding IlvD/Edd family dehydratase: MTVDNSGNGGRKLRSRAWFDNPDNPDMTALYLERYMNYGVSREELQSDKPIIGIAQTGSDLSPCNRHHIVLAERLREGIREAGGIAIEFPVHPIQETGKRPTAGLDRNLAYLGLVEVLYGYPLDGVVLTIGCDKTTPAMLMGAATVNIPAIALSVGPMLNGWHKGERTGSGTIVWKARQLLAAGEIDYPKFIELVASSAPSTGYCNTMGTATTMNSLAEALGMQLPGSAAIPAPYRDRQEMAYRTGKRAVEMVREDLKPSDILTKENFLNAIVVNSAIGGSTNAPIHINAIAKHIGVDLNIDEWQEHGHKVPLLVNLQPAGEYLGEDYYHAGGVPAVVNELMKQKLIHENAPTVNGKSIGENCRNRPIEDDKVIRHFDNPMKAEAGFLVLRGNLFDNAIMKTSVISPEFRERYLSDPQHPGMFEGKAVVFDGPEDYHHRIDDPSLAIDEHTLLFMRGAGPIGYPGAAEVVNMRPPSYLIKKGISSLACIGDGRQSGTSGSPSILNASPEAAAGGNLAILRTGDRVRIDLNKGEADILISDEEIAARRLDLNAEGGYKFPKHQTPWQEIQRGLVGQLGDGAILRGADKYQRIAQTEGLPRDNH; this comes from the coding sequence ATGACGGTAGATAACAGCGGCAATGGCGGCCGGAAGCTGCGCTCGCGTGCGTGGTTCGATAATCCCGACAATCCAGACATGACCGCGCTCTATCTTGAGCGCTACATGAACTATGGTGTGTCGCGCGAAGAGCTGCAGTCCGACAAGCCGATCATCGGCATCGCGCAGACCGGCTCCGACCTAAGCCCTTGTAACCGTCACCATATCGTTCTGGCTGAACGTCTGCGCGAAGGTATTCGCGAAGCAGGCGGTATCGCCATTGAGTTTCCGGTTCACCCGATTCAGGAAACCGGTAAGCGCCCGACGGCAGGTCTTGACCGTAACCTGGCCTATTTGGGCCTCGTGGAAGTTCTCTACGGCTATCCGCTGGACGGCGTGGTGCTGACCATTGGTTGCGACAAGACCACACCCGCCATGCTGATGGGCGCGGCGACGGTCAATATTCCGGCGATTGCTCTCTCGGTTGGCCCGATGTTGAACGGCTGGCATAAGGGCGAACGCACGGGTTCTGGCACCATCGTCTGGAAGGCCCGCCAGCTGCTCGCCGCTGGCGAGATCGACTATCCAAAGTTCATTGAACTGGTTGCGTCTTCGGCCCCGTCGACTGGCTATTGCAACACCATGGGAACAGCGACAACGATGAACTCGCTGGCTGAAGCTCTCGGAATGCAGTTGCCGGGTTCAGCAGCGATTCCAGCGCCTTATCGTGACCGTCAGGAAATGGCCTATCGCACTGGCAAGCGTGCGGTAGAGATGGTTCGTGAAGACCTCAAGCCATCGGACATTCTGACCAAGGAAAACTTCCTCAACGCTATCGTGGTCAATTCGGCCATCGGCGGCTCGACCAATGCGCCAATCCATATCAATGCGATTGCCAAGCATATTGGTGTCGACCTCAATATCGACGAGTGGCAGGAGCATGGGCACAAGGTGCCGCTCTTGGTGAACTTGCAGCCAGCGGGTGAATATCTCGGTGAGGACTATTACCACGCGGGCGGTGTGCCTGCGGTGGTGAATGAGCTGATGAAACAAAAGCTTATCCACGAGAACGCCCCAACCGTGAACGGCAAATCGATTGGCGAAAACTGCCGAAATCGTCCGATTGAAGACGACAAGGTCATCCGTCATTTCGACAATCCGATGAAGGCGGAAGCGGGCTTCCTCGTGTTGCGCGGGAACCTCTTCGACAACGCCATTATGAAGACTTCGGTGATCAGCCCCGAGTTCCGCGAGCGCTATCTCTCGGATCCGCAGCATCCGGGCATGTTTGAGGGCAAGGCGGTGGTGTTTGATGGTCCTGAAGACTATCACCACCGGATCGACGATCCCTCGCTCGCTATCGATGAACACACGCTGCTGTTCATGCGCGGTGCGGGGCCAATCGGCTATCCAGGCGCTGCGGAAGTCGTGAACATGCGTCCGCCTAGCTATCTGATTAAGAAGGGCATTTCGTCCCTTGCTTGTATCGGTGATGGTCGTCAGTCGGGCACGTCGGGTTCGCCTTCGATCCTCAACGCGTCGCCTGAAGCGGCGGCTGGTGGCAACCTCGCGATCCTGCGGACGGGCGACCGGGTGCGGATCGACCTCAATAAGGGGGAAGCTGACATCCTCATCTCGGACGAGGAAATCGCTGCTCGCCGTTTGGATCTGAATGCAGAGGGCGGATATAAATTCCCCAAGCATCAGACCCCTTGGCAGGAAATCCAACGCGGCCTGGTCGGCCAATTGGGCGACGGCGCCATTCTGCGTGGTGCCGACAAGTACCAGCGCATTGCCCAGACCGAAGGTCTGCCACGCGACAATCACTAA
- a CDS encoding ABC transporter permease encodes MDVVFEIIGSANFWAAAIRIATPLIFGVLGALICERAGVLNLGIEGIFVAGAMAGWLAVFLGAGLWGGVIVAMLVGAIFGLLHAGLTVVLGLSQHVSGIGITLLATSLSYFTYRTALPNVTSPPRITPFQPLDIPVLSDLPFIGPALFQQTSLTMLAIAFVILVAFVLYRTPLGLAIRAVGDNPASVEAQGLSVQALRIGAVVAGSALMALGGAFLTMSAFDAFFFGMVNGRGWICIALVVFASWQPGKALLGALLFGAFDAFQIRLQAEIGQVVPGQVFLMLPYLLSIVALVLVARRADYPRALLQPWFKGQRH; translated from the coding sequence ATGGACGTCGTATTCGAAATCATCGGTTCGGCCAATTTCTGGGCTGCAGCAATCCGTATCGCCACGCCGCTGATCTTTGGCGTCTTGGGCGCGCTGATCTGTGAGCGGGCAGGGGTGCTCAATCTCGGGATTGAGGGCATTTTCGTTGCTGGCGCCATGGCCGGTTGGCTCGCCGTGTTCCTCGGAGCAGGGCTGTGGGGCGGCGTTATCGTTGCCATGCTGGTTGGTGCGATCTTCGGCCTGCTGCATGCTGGGCTGACCGTTGTGCTCGGCCTATCGCAGCACGTGTCGGGCATTGGCATTACGCTTTTGGCGACCAGCCTATCCTACTTCACCTATCGCACGGCGCTGCCGAATGTGACCTCGCCACCGCGTATTACCCCGTTCCAGCCGCTTGATATTCCGGTGCTTTCGGACCTGCCATTCATCGGCCCGGCGCTGTTCCAGCAGACTTCTCTGACCATGCTGGCGATTGCCTTCGTGATCCTTGTGGCCTTCGTGCTCTATCGCACCCCGCTTGGGCTGGCGATCCGCGCTGTGGGCGACAACCCGGCTTCGGTTGAAGCGCAGGGGCTTTCGGTGCAAGCGCTGCGCATTGGTGCGGTTGTTGCTGGCTCGGCGCTGATGGCGCTGGGTGGGGCGTTCCTCACCATGTCGGCCTTCGACGCCTTCTTCTTTGGCATGGTCAACGGCCGTGGCTGGATCTGTATCGCGCTCGTGGTGTTCGCCTCCTGGCAGCCGGGCAAGGCTTTGCTCGGGGCGCTGCTGTTCGGTGCTTTCGACGCCTTCCAAATCCGTCTGCAGGCCGAAATCGGCCAAGTTGTTCCCGGGCAGGTGTTCCTGATGCTGCCCTATTTGCTGTCCATCGTAGCCTTGGTTCTGGTTGCGCGACGTGCGGACTATCCGCGCGCGCTGTTGCAGCCATGGTTCAAAGGCCAGCGTCACTAA
- the lexA gene encoding transcriptional repressor LexA, whose translation MLTKKQHELLMFIHERMKESGIPPSFDEMKDALDLASKSGIHRLITALEERGFIRRLPNRARALEVVKLPDSMNPTLGGRKAKFEPSVIEGTLGKVAAPPARALPSAADDYARPISIPVMGRIAAGTPIEAIQTHSHTIAVPPEMLGSGEHYALEVRGDSMIDAGIFDGDTVLIKKQDTASNGEIIVALVDDEEATLKRLRRKGDTVALEAANPAYETRIFPPDRVRVQGRLVGLMRKY comes from the coding sequence ATGCTGACGAAAAAACAACACGAATTGCTGATGTTCATCCATGAGCGGATGAAGGAGAGCGGTATTCCTCCGTCATTCGACGAGATGAAGGATGCGCTTGATCTGGCGTCCAAATCCGGCATTCATCGTCTCATCACTGCCCTCGAAGAGCGCGGCTTTATCCGCCGCCTTCCCAATCGCGCCCGTGCGCTCGAAGTGGTGAAGCTACCGGATTCGATGAACCCGACCTTGGGCGGCCGCAAGGCAAAGTTCGAGCCCAGCGTCATTGAAGGCACTCTCGGCAAGGTCGCCGCGCCCCCAGCGCGTGCACTTCCATCCGCCGCTGACGATTATGCGCGCCCCATCTCCATTCCGGTTATGGGCCGCATTGCAGCAGGCACGCCCATTGAGGCAATCCAGACCCACTCGCACACCATCGCTGTACCGCCAGAAATGCTCGGCTCAGGCGAACACTACGCATTGGAAGTGCGCGGGGATTCGATGATCGACGCAGGCATTTTTGATGGCGACACGGTCCTCATCAAAAAGCAGGATACGGCTTCAAACGGCGAAATCATCGTGGCCCTTGTCGACGATGAGGAAGCAACCCTGAAGCGTCTGCGCCGCAAGGGCGATACGGTCGCTCTGGAAGCGGCAAACCCGGCCTATGAAACCCGTATCTTCCCGCCCGATCGGGTCCGGGTTCAAGGCCGTCTGGTCGGCCTGATGCGGAAGTACTGA
- a CDS encoding ABC transporter ATP-binding protein, producing MTDQQGDVVLSLEGITKRFGKLTANDGINLSLKRGEILALLGENGAGKTTLMNILFGHYVQDEGVVRVASEAGLQILPAGSPGAALKAGIGMVHQHFTLAENLGGLDNIRLGTEGMFALGGKSTARKKVEAIIAESGLDVDLDRPVASLTVGEKQRVEILKALYRNVRVLILDEPTAVLTPQESEGLFTVLRRLAANGLGVIFISHKLGEVLSVSSRILVLRGGRKAGELVTANSDRRDIADLMVGKAVAEVKRTPATPREPLMSFANVSLKQGSTRQSLRNVSFELKAGEIIGLAGVSGNGQSGIAALISGLAVPDAGEVRLYGEALTKADPRALVQAGVARMPEDRQHDGAVGTMSVADNIAIEEVRSAPYSRYGLLNRKAMQERATEAIAAYDVRCPGPDAEARLLSGGNVQKLILARVLERSPRVILANQPTRGLDVGAQSEVHRRIIAARDRGAAVMVISEDLDELFALADRFLVVHAGEVSDAGPSEKLDRGTIGLLMAGQAA from the coding sequence ATGACCGACCAACAGGGGGATGTGGTGCTCTCACTTGAGGGTATCACCAAGCGCTTTGGCAAACTCACCGCGAATGACGGGATTAATCTCAGTCTCAAGCGGGGCGAAATCCTAGCCCTTCTGGGGGAAAATGGCGCCGGCAAGACGACATTGATGAACATTCTCTTCGGGCACTATGTGCAGGATGAGGGTGTGGTTCGTGTTGCGAGCGAGGCTGGCCTTCAAATTTTGCCTGCCGGTTCGCCTGGCGCGGCGTTGAAAGCCGGTATTGGCATGGTCCACCAGCATTTTACGCTGGCGGAAAACCTCGGCGGGCTCGACAATATTCGTCTTGGCACCGAGGGCATGTTTGCGCTTGGCGGCAAATCTACGGCGCGCAAGAAGGTGGAAGCCATTATTGCGGAGAGTGGGCTTGATGTGGACCTCGACCGTCCTGTCGCCAGCCTCACCGTAGGCGAAAAGCAGCGCGTTGAAATCTTGAAGGCGCTCTATCGCAATGTCCGCGTGCTTATTCTGGATGAACCCACCGCGGTTCTGACCCCACAAGAGTCCGAAGGGCTCTTCACCGTTCTGCGCCGCTTGGCTGCGAATGGGCTGGGCGTTATTTTTATCTCTCACAAGCTGGGAGAAGTGCTCTCCGTATCGAGCCGTATTCTGGTTCTGCGGGGCGGCCGCAAGGCGGGTGAGCTCGTCACTGCAAATTCTGATCGGCGCGATATTGCCGATTTGATGGTGGGCAAGGCTGTGGCTGAAGTGAAGCGCACGCCCGCAACGCCGCGCGAGCCGCTGATGAGCTTTGCCAATGTGTCGCTCAAGCAGGGCTCGACCCGTCAATCGCTGCGCAATGTCAGCTTTGAACTCAAGGCTGGCGAAATCATCGGTCTGGCCGGTGTGTCGGGCAATGGCCAATCGGGCATTGCGGCACTGATCTCGGGGCTTGCTGTTCCGGATGCTGGCGAAGTGCGTCTTTACGGCGAAGCGCTGACCAAGGCGGACCCGCGTGCGCTGGTTCAGGCTGGTGTGGCGCGTATGCCGGAAGACCGCCAGCATGACGGCGCTGTTGGCACGATGAGTGTTGCCGACAATATTGCCATTGAGGAAGTGCGCAGCGCGCCGTACTCGCGCTATGGCCTGCTCAATCGTAAAGCCATGCAGGAGCGGGCGACGGAAGCGATTGCGGCCTATGACGTGCGTTGCCCGGGGCCGGACGCCGAAGCGCGGCTGCTCTCTGGCGGCAATGTGCAGAAGCTGATTTTGGCGCGCGTTTTGGAGCGTTCGCCGCGCGTTATTCTGGCGAACCAGCCCACACGCGGCCTCGACGTTGGCGCGCAATCGGAAGTCCATCGCCGCATTATTGCAGCGCGTGACCGTGGCGCCGCCGTGATGGTGATTTCGGAAGACCTGGACGAATTGTTCGCGCTGGCGGATCGCTTCCTTGTGGTTCACGCCGGGGAGGTCAGCGACGCTGGCCCTAGCGAAAAGCTCGACCGCGGTACGATTGGTTTGTTGATGGCAGGGCAGGCAGCATGA
- a CDS encoding SMP-30/gluconolactonase/LRE family protein, whose product MSDTAQLLLDSQCALGEGPFWHPHREKLFWFDINNQTLFAVDENGKDQESWAFDEIVTAAAIISADELALATETGLKRFNLVTGESRLIVAIEADKPGNRSNDCRLHPSGGYWIGTMVKDEGPAEGALYHFRKGKLTQIRSAAAIPNAACFTADGKRAYWTDTPTQKILIVATDPETGLPVGEWEAFADVSNDRGYPDGAVVDSEGYLWNARWGGNCVIRYAPDGTIDRIIEVPVSQVTCPAFGGKDLKRLFITTANKTLSEDQLAAEKVAGGLFYIDLDVAGLPEPTIEL is encoded by the coding sequence GTGAGCGATACCGCACAGTTACTGTTAGATAGCCAATGCGCCCTTGGTGAAGGGCCATTCTGGCACCCACACCGCGAAAAACTCTTCTGGTTTGATATCAATAATCAAACCCTCTTTGCCGTCGACGAAAATGGCAAGGATCAGGAAAGCTGGGCATTTGACGAGATCGTCACCGCCGCTGCAATCATCTCGGCGGATGAACTCGCCTTGGCGACGGAAACGGGGCTAAAGCGTTTCAATCTCGTCACCGGTGAGAGCCGCCTCATCGTCGCTATTGAAGCCGATAAGCCGGGTAACCGCTCCAATGACTGTCGCCTCCATCCATCAGGCGGCTATTGGATCGGCACCATGGTCAAGGATGAAGGCCCAGCCGAAGGCGCGCTCTATCACTTCCGTAAGGGGAAGCTGACGCAAATCCGTTCTGCGGCCGCCATTCCCAATGCTGCTTGCTTCACCGCCGACGGAAAGCGCGCCTACTGGACCGACACACCAACCCAGAAAATCCTCATCGTCGCGACAGACCCGGAAACAGGCCTGCCTGTCGGCGAATGGGAAGCTTTCGCTGACGTCTCGAACGACCGCGGCTATCCCGATGGCGCTGTTGTCGACAGCGAAGGATATCTCTGGAACGCCCGCTGGGGCGGCAACTGTGTCATCCGTTATGCCCCAGACGGCACAATAGACCGCATTATTGAAGTGCCCGTCAGTCAGGTCACCTGCCCCGCATTTGGCGGCAAGGACTTGAAGCGCCTCTTCATCACGACCGCCAATAAGACGTTGTCGGAAGACCAACTGGCCGCAGAAAAAGTTGCCGGTGGCCTCTTCTACATCGACCTCGACGTGGCGGGACTACCGGAACCAACTATAGAGCTCTGA
- a CDS encoding 2-dehydro-3-deoxy-6-phosphogalactonate aldolase, whose product MNHRHIIAILRGLKNDEAVAVCTALVDAGITLIEVPLNSPNALESIRRAAEALSDRADIGAGTVLSVEDVRNVKAAGGVFIVSPDTNPEVIKETLAQGMASYPGVFSPTDAFTAIRNGATGLKFFPAEVLGSKGIKAVKAVLPPAVPTYAVGGANPDNFHEFFAVGCTGFGLGTYIFKPGMSVAEVSERAKLAVASYDKGAKA is encoded by the coding sequence ATGAACCACCGTCACATCATCGCCATCCTGCGTGGCCTCAAGAACGACGAAGCTGTTGCCGTCTGCACCGCGCTCGTGGATGCTGGCATTACCCTGATTGAAGTTCCGCTCAATTCGCCCAACGCACTCGAAAGCATTCGCCGTGCGGCAGAGGCGCTTTCAGACCGTGCGGACATTGGCGCAGGCACGGTGCTTTCCGTTGAAGACGTCCGTAACGTCAAGGCTGCCGGTGGCGTCTTCATCGTCTCGCCTGACACCAATCCGGAGGTGATCAAGGAAACCCTAGCCCAAGGCATGGCCTCCTATCCCGGCGTCTTCTCACCCACCGATGCGTTCACCGCCATTCGCAATGGTGCGACAGGCCTAAAATTCTTCCCGGCAGAAGTTCTGGGCTCCAAAGGCATCAAGGCTGTTAAGGCCGTCCTGCCGCCTGCCGTTCCAACCTATGCTGTGGGCGGCGCCAACCCGGATAACTTCCACGAGTTCTTCGCTGTCGGTTGCACTGGCTTTGGCCTTGGCACCTACATCTTTAAGCCCGGCATGAGTGTCGCCGAGGTTTCGGAACGCGCCAAACTAGCCGTGGCCTCCTATGACAAAGGAGCTAAGGCGTGA
- a CDS encoding 2-dehydro-3-deoxygalactonokinase — MQSGAWVTVDWGTSNLRAWALDGDGSVIGTASSDKGMGKLTPDAFPGALTETIGQLGLATSPDEVLICGMAGARQGWLEAPYLEAPTDLKDLAAGAVHPEMAGGLRVSILPGVCQRHGSDDVMRGEETQLLGLAAISPDYSGLVCMPGTHSKWAKLSGTKIESFSTAMTGEMFDLLKTHSVLRHSLQGDLTTADRDDGFVYGASKGLEHPENLIGQLFAARASALLSGRSSAWCAGYLSGLLIGSEIAANRSKIGYDPVPLIGSHTLCALYARVLGMTGASSRIVNVTDVMLAGLKAARTGIAGV, encoded by the coding sequence ATGCAATCAGGAGCATGGGTCACTGTTGACTGGGGCACCTCAAATTTAAGGGCTTGGGCGCTGGACGGCGATGGTTCCGTAATCGGAACAGCAAGCTCGGACAAAGGCATGGGCAAGTTGACCCCCGATGCTTTCCCTGGCGCACTAACAGAAACAATCGGCCAGTTAGGCTTGGCGACATCGCCAGACGAAGTGTTGATCTGTGGCATGGCAGGCGCCCGCCAAGGCTGGCTCGAAGCGCCTTACCTTGAAGCCCCTACCGACCTTAAAGACTTGGCCGCGGGTGCGGTCCATCCCGAAATGGCTGGCGGCTTGCGCGTCTCCATTTTGCCCGGCGTATGCCAGCGCCACGGTAGCGATGACGTCATGCGCGGCGAGGAGACTCAGCTCCTTGGGCTCGCGGCAATCTCTCCCGACTATTCCGGTCTCGTCTGCATGCCCGGCACCCACTCCAAGTGGGCCAAGCTCTCCGGCACCAAGATCGAGAGCTTCTCGACGGCCATGACCGGCGAGATGTTTGATCTACTCAAGACCCATTCCGTGCTTCGCCATTCCCTACAGGGCGACCTCACCACTGCGGATCGCGATGACGGGTTTGTCTATGGCGCCAGCAAGGGCCTCGAACACCCCGAGAATTTGATCGGGCAGCTGTTCGCCGCTCGCGCCAGCGCTCTTCTCTCCGGTCGGAGCTCGGCATGGTGCGCAGGCTATCTCTCGGGCCTCCTCATTGGCTCTGAGATCGCCGCCAACCGTTCCAAGATCGGTTACGACCCCGTCCCCCTCATCGGCTCACACACTCTGTGCGCGCTTTATGCCCGCGTGCTGGGCATGACCGGCGCTTCGAGCCGTATCGTAAATGTTACAGACGTCATGCTCGCAGGCCTTAAGGCCGCGCGCACCGGCATCGCAGGAGTATAA